AAAAAAGTAAAAGAAATAGTCTCTCCAATCTTTGCTTTCCTTTTTATCTCTCTCATATAGGATTTATCTACAACAATTTCGTTTTCCTTCTCCGGCAATTTTCCATAAGACAATTTTATAGTCTCAATCTTTTTAGAATTGCCATCAAAATAAACAGGGCGGATCATATGTCCCTCCATTTCAAAACTCTGCCCCGGTTTGTAAATAGCGGCATATTCTATACGTTTATCCTTTTTAAGTGATTCAAACTGCTCCTTATTTACACCTTCATATATAACATGCTGAACCTTTGCCACTGCTTTTTTATCACTTTCCCTCCAAGCTGAATAGAAAAAACTCATGACTGCTAATAAACTTACAGACAGTACCACTGTAAATACAATAAAAAAATTACGCATTTTATTACTCTTAAGGCTGCTCACTGCCAGATGATTTATAACTTTCCCATTATTATTTTGAAGCATCCATCACACCTCCCTGTCCATAATTTTTCCATCTTCAATACGGATAATTCTATGGGCAAGCTGGGCAATTTCACTATTGTGAGTTATCATCACCAAAGTTTGATGGAATTCATTGTTACTCATTTTTAAAAGTCCCATCACTTCCTGGCTGGTGCGGCTGTCTAAGTTTCCCGTGGGCTCATCTGCAAGAATAATAGCAGGTTTGCTTACAAGGGCCCGCGCAATAGCTACCCTCTGCTGCTGACCTCCAGAAAGGTTATTGGGCAGACTATTTAACTTATCCTCCAAATGAAGCATTGAAATAACCTTGTCCACATAATCCTTATCCACCTTGTTTCCATCCAATTCAACAGGCAGCACAATATTTTCATACACATTCAAAATAGGAACCAGATTATAATTTTGAAAGACAAAGCCAATTTGTCTTCTCCTGAAAATAGTGAGATCTTCATCATTCATCTCAGATAATTCTCTGCCTTCAATTATGACACTGCCGTAAGTTGGTTTATCAAGGCCTCCCATCATGTGCAGCAGAGTAGATTTTCCACTTCCCGATGTACCTACAATGGCAATAAATTCCCCTGGTTCCACACATAGATTTACGCCATCCAAGGCTTTCACAAGATTAGGTTCTCTACCATAATATTTTTTTAAATCTGAAATTTGTACAACAGCATTCACAAATTACACCTTCCTTCTCTTTACTGCCTCAATTATAAAATGCCAATGTCTCTAAAATGTCTCTGAAAACTCACAATTTTGAGAGATTTTAATTTTTAGTAATTTGGAATAAAAACAGAAAAAACAGAACCCTGCCCAGGCTTAGATTTTACCTGAATATACCCTTTTTGCAGGGTAATAATTTCACGGGAAAGATAAAGTCCAATGCCAATACCTTCTTCATCATGAACCTCCGGCTCACGGTAAAATCTTTTAAAAATTGCCCCCTGGTTCTTTTCACAAATTCCTTTTCCCGTATCCTTAATATCTATTTTTGTGTAAAATTCCCATTTATCTACTTTTATTTCTATACTGCCCCCCTTCTCTGTATACTTTACTGCATTATCTAAAATATTATAGAGAGCTTCGCTTGTCCATTTTTTATCGTGGTTAACAACCAGCAGTGAATCACATTGTACTGAAATATGGATATTCTTCTTCTCTGCATTTACAAGCACTTCTCCTAGGGCC
This window of the Clostridium kluyveri DSM 555 genome carries:
- a CDS encoding ABC transporter ATP-binding protein, yielding MNAVVQISDLKKYYGREPNLVKALDGVNLCVEPGEFIAIVGTSGSGKSTLLHMMGGLDKPTYGSVIIEGRELSEMNDEDLTIFRRRQIGFVFQNYNLVPILNVYENIVLPVELDGNKVDKDYVDKVISMLHLEDKLNSLPNNLSGGQQQRVAIARALVSKPAIILADEPTGNLDSRTSQEVMGLLKMSNNEFHQTLVMITHNSEIAQLAHRIIRIEDGKIMDREV